The Oncorhynchus gorbuscha isolate QuinsamMale2020 ecotype Even-year linkage group LG08, OgorEven_v1.0, whole genome shotgun sequence DNA window GTAgttgtttctttattttttaatcaATCTTAATTCTCTGACATACACTGAAAGTACAACTCACAACAATATCAGATAtcatttctttttttgttgttgctgttgttgtaaAGACACAAACATGAACCGAAGACAACGAGTTACAGTAAACGGACATTCACTGTGAGACCAAACAACAATCAGCTGATTCATAAGATCCAAAGGAAAGGGTCTCTACCTGGCAGACCACAACCTCCTCTACTCTGCGCTTCTCTGCCCATCAGTTGGAAGAAGAGTCTGGAGTAATCTAGAGTTATTCACCATGGCATAAACGATTAGGTTTTGTACAGTAGCAGGTTGAGGATGAGAGACTGCATCTCCATAGGCTGTCAGGGTTGAAGCTGCTGTACGAGTTTAGTTTAGTGACCCCTCCCAATCTGTTCCACCTACCTTACCCTTTTATGATTGAATGAAGGAATGGTTTATGTGTGAACAGTGTTACTTCCTCTCTACCTCGCCTCCTTTTCCAATGCATGTCTTTATTGGAGATTCTATCTATCAAATAAACATGGAGTCAGACTCTGTTCAGGAAAATGACCTTTAAAACTAGCTAAAGAAGAGCTAACAGAGCTCTCTGTCTAACAGAGCTCTCATTCTAGAAACCAGCTCCAACTCTCATCATCTTGACAGTGACTTCTGGCCTCCTCAAGCTCACAATCCTGGAGTCATGTCATCTTTTTGCATCCTTCAGCTTTCCTTCTCTTAAAACAAAAGGCCAGGATGGCCAACTTTCAGTTTTCACAAACTAACTAAGCAATTTACTCAGGGACTACCAAAACCGACAGACTACTCAAATTATTTTGGAAGCAATACAATACAAAAGCCCATACGATTTGACCCAAAGGAACAGTGAATGTCCATTGAGAGCACCAGAGCATCACAGAGCCAATCACATTGACTCTAGAGTAGGCCCTTCATCAGATCCCTCACCTGAGCCCCTCCCAGTGGTCGGCTCCTTTGACAGTTGGGATCTAACAGGAGATTCAGCCAATCGGGGCATCTCCCCGTCCTCTCCTTGGCTGCCACTGGTCGGGCCTTGTGCTGGGTCGTCTGCCGGGTCATTGCTAGTGTTGAGGAATGCTTGGTACTGGTTCCAGAAGCCCACGTTGCTCCTGGTGGCTGGCGGGGTGGAGGACATTGTAGGTGTGTTAGCAGGAAGTCGCTCAGACGCTGATCGACCGCTCCGTACAGGGGGACGTGTTGCCTTGACAACCCCTCCATGATGCTTCATGTGTCCCTGTGGATGAACATGAAAATAACAGATTTTATAAGTGCCACTCCGACCAACCACTGAGTCACCCTGGCTGGATATAACATTTATATCACAAACATTTAGCTTGACTGATTACCCTCATTAAACATGTAGTCCATAGGAGAGGACCACATTTTTTACCAACCCCACACCAATCTTTACccacatcattctctctccccattctcttaCCTTCAGTCCACTGCGGCTGGCATACTCTTTCCCACACTCGACACAGCTGTAGGTCTTTTTCTCAGGGCGTGAcaagggaggggggagagtggGAGCCAGACTGATTGGAACAGTGCCTTCCAGTCGGTCTCTGACACCACCCATCCCATCCTCCTTCCCATGGGAGCTGAGGTACGCCCCCAGCCTCGTCTCCCTGGTGTAGGCGACAGCTTTCTGGGGAACATCCCCAGCCTCAGTGTTGcctgtctctgtagtctctgACAGTGGTTCCATTCTGTGGTCCATATCAAGCACAGGGGCTTGCTTTGGTGCTGCAGGTGGGGAGGTTTCAACCCTGTCTTCCTCTGTGGGCTCTGGGGTGTTGGGTTTAGTAGGCTGTTCGGGGTCTAGTGTGGGTGCTAGGTAGGTTTTCGGGTACTCTGGGCTAAGGACAGAGGTAAAGGAGGGGGCTGGGCTAGGGTGTGCTACTGGGGCACCAAGTGTTGGAGTACTCAGTAGATCTTCCAGGTTTGATCTTGGGCCAGGGAAGAAGACATCGAGAGGAAGGGAATTCTCACCCAATAGACAGTCTGACATCATGAGACTGGACAAGGGGGTGGTTTTGAGAACACTGGAGGAAGTGTGAGCAGGGCTTGTCTTACTCGCTGGAGTATCAATGGTTGTATCAAGGAGTTCCGCATGTTTTCCATCACTGACTGGGGAGCTTGAATCGCCCAGGGCTGGAGGTGGGGAGGGCACGCTGACACACAGGACCGGGGGGTCGGCGCTGCCAGGCGGAGGGGTAAGTGAGGTGGGGTTTAGGAAAGGGTCAGGGCTGAGGTCAGAGGGTGGGATCAGGTCAGGACTGGAGGAGTGAGATCTGCTTGGCTCCCCGACACACGCTGGTGATGTCAAACTGACGGATATGGGGGCAGAGGCTCCTACTAGGGTTTGAATGTGGGTGGACGCTGCTGAGCTCTTTGACTGGCTGCCTGAGGCTGCAGTGAAGCTCTCAAAAGAAACATCGGAGGTGTCATTGGGCTGGGGCTGGGATTCAGCGTCTGGCTCTGCTATTGGCTCTGACAGAGACTCCGGAGCTCCCTCCGGTGGCAGCTGCCCTCCCAGGTGCATGCGGATGTGGTGTTGCAGCACCAGTGCATTGGTGAACTTGCGCTGGCACAGTGGGCAGGAGTTTTGGGCACGGGAGTTGGGCGGGCGGGCACGGTGGGTGGCCAGGTGGGACCGCAGGCTGCCCTTGGTGGAGAAGGAGCGTCCACACAGTTTACAGGGGAAGGGGCGCTCACCCAGGTGGGTGGCCTGGTGCAGACGCAGTGCCCTGGGGCAGCTCAGCACACGTAGACATACCCCACACTGGTTGGGGGCCAGGGAGCCAGTGCTCATGATGCCTAGGCCGGGGAGAATGGCGCCTGCCAGAGCGCTGCCCCCGTTGGCACTCATGCCCAGAGCGGCCACCATCTCTCTGGTGAAGTTGGAGACAGAGGTGGGGACGTGGGTTGAGGATGATGGGGAGGCCATCACGTAGGTACTGGAGGTACTAGCACCCATGAGGCCACTGCTGAACAACCCAGTGGAGGCCATGCTGCTGTGAGAGGTCTCCCCTGAGGAGGAGGCCCaggaagaggaggtgggaggCTCCTTCTCCAGCTTTTCCACCAGCCGCTGCAACTTGGATGTGtctgaggagggagtggaggaggaggtggaggtggtgaagGCCTGGGCTTTGGGGTAgtgggagaaggggaaggagagctgagagtgggtggaggagaggtgggaagagCCTGGAGCAGGGGGCGGAGGGCGGAGTAGGCCCAAGGCAGGGTGATGGTGTGGGGAaccagaggggaagaggagttTAGGGAGGTGGGCCAGCTGGGAGTAAGCAGAGTGAGACATCATGGGAAGGTGAGGAGGCGTGTTCTCATCAAAGCACTGCTGCTTGGCCCCTTTAAAGAACCCAGCAATGGCGGAGGCGGccgaggaggggacagagaggtgaGAAGAGGCGAGGGAGGAGGACGCAGAGGAAGAAGAAGCGGATGTGAGTGAGGAAGCAGCAGAGGATATGGAGGCAGCGGCCGCTGCAGCAGCGGCTTGGTTGAGCCGCAGGAGGGAGTGGGCGGTGGAGATGAGGGCCAGGTCCACACTGGGGGGCAGGGGGAGTGAAGAGGGGGGAGCACCGGTGGATATCCCCAGAGAAAATCCCCCTCCGGCACCATCCACCTCCATACCGTCTCCATACGGGTCATCCTCGGCTCGCCGTTTACGACGCCTCTGAGCCTGCGCTGCGCTTACGCTCAGGCCAGTGCTGCTCATTGGCTGACCCTGGGGCTCAGACCCCCCCACTGGTCCCATACCCATTCCAaatagggagggggggaggagggagagcgagagctcTGGGTTCTGCTCGCGGTGGCGGAGGAAGTGCACCTTGAGGTTGCCGCGGGTGGTGAAGCGGCTGAGGCAGACAGGGCACTGGTAGGGCCTCTCACCCGTGTGGGAGCGCAGGTGGATCTGCAGGGACGAGtcactgctgaacagcttcccaCAGAACCGACAGGCATGCTGCAGACGCCCCAGGGAGGATGATGAGGACCCcgctgaggagacagacaggtgggGCTCCTGAGAGGAGGGCGGTGCCATAGAGGCCGTGGTGGGCAGGGGCGGGGTGAGGAAGGGCAGACCACTGTGGCCACTGGTTAAGGTGGTGTTGGGGGATTTCTCATGGAGGAAACGAGTGGGCAAGGCCAGGGAGAGGGCCAGTGGGTAGTTGGAGGAAGCCATGGTGGAGATGGCAGACGaggcagaggaggaagaagaggaggaggaagggcgGACACTGGTCCCAGGGTAAAGATAAGACCCAGTAGCCCCTCCTGCACCCTCCATCTGAGGCTTGTGTGGACGAAGGACATGGGACAGGCTGTGGCTGGGCTTGGAGGGCttggaggcaggctggggaggGAGCAAGGTGGAGAAGCAGGCCAGGAGAGGGGCTACAGTGTTAGGAGGCTGAGTGGGTGTAGGCTGGGGAGGACTGGACGTCCTCTCACTgccctccagacagagctggggCAGAGGAGGCAGGAGGATCTGGGGCACCTCCAGGGCACAGGAGGCCCCACCCAGCCGCAGCACCTGCCTGCAGATCTCCTCCGTCATCTGCATCTGGTGGATTTGCCTCTGCTGCAGCACCCGCAGCTCTTCCAGGATCACTGCAATGCTAAGGTGGGCACGGGGTGGAGGGGCAGAGGCAGTGCCCGGGCTTGGGGAAGGCGTCACAGGGCTGGGGGGGCCCTCTGGAACGGGGCTAGGGCTGCCGGGGTGGGGCGGGGGGCATAGGGAagctgatgaagaggaggaggaggtggtagtgGCTGACACGCCTAGCTTGGGAGAGGCCATGAGGGAGCGGGGAGGGTGGATCTGACTGGAAGGTGACGTGGAGGTGAGGTCGGGGAGGGTCAGGACtgtctgggaggagagggagggatcggGGAAgtcaggggagagggaggactgGGGGTCTGCGAGGGAGATGGGGCAGGGAGTGGGCTGgcagggagagcgggagaggggggAGCCCTCACTTGGTAGAGAGGGGGTGTGAAGCCCCCCGAAGTTGGGACCTTGAGCCAGGGAGGGGTGGTATCtttgaggagagaaggaagatgaAGAGGATGAGGAGTCTGTGGTCAGAGGAAAGGAAAATGACTTCACTGCCAACTGGTCATCTGAAAAAAGAAGAGAAAAAAGACAAGAGAGAAGGTTGACTTAGTTATTGTAATATTGAGCAAGACAGAGCTTTGAATCTACTTAACACACTTTTACTACTTTGGGTTCATAAAATCTATTTGAGCACTGCTCAGAATGCCCAGAATGCTCAGAGTGTTTTCAACCAGTCAACCTTTTCTGACAGTGAGTGTTGACACACCAATGATGATCAGTGGATAGCAAAGAAAAGCAACTGAAGCAAATCCATCATACAGGTAACAACTACGAGTACATGAAATGCCTCTGTCCCTCTGAGAATTGTGATTTCCCAAGTAGTAGCAGATAGGACCGAAGCCTATACATTCGGAGACCATGCAGTCAGGTGAACACCAGAACCCTGCCCAGTTTGCCTCTTCGCTCTTCTCCACCACCTCATCATCcaaactccccctctctttcctctttacTTCACCCTTTATTGGTTTTCTTCCttgtcaaccccccccccccacacacacacacacaaattcccCTGGCTTGCAAGACTACACCATCCACACTGAGCAGCCTACCTTGTTTCCACGGCAACACAGGACAGAGGACAATGGTCCCTAAAACCTCTTACAACCCTGACCTCTGAAAAAGACACGCATATACAGACATGccctctatcacactctctcgctctctctctcactctctccatttgttctgtctttcATCTCTTGTTGCACCCTTCCCCCATAACCCAGTAGGGTGTCAGGGACAGGCAGTCTGTGGGTACTGGACAGTGGCTGTGATTGGCAGGCAGACTTGACCTTAAGAACACTGGGGTCACACATTCCTTCTAGTTCTGGGCAggcagaggaagaggtgggggcAAAATAAAACAAACAGGCTACCAGACTCGATGACTCGCAGACCGGCAACGACCACACTTCactaccaaaacacacacacgcacacaaatacacacacactcccacatctACAATAACAAACACAATATTACTACACCATACCACTACAATGTTACGACACTATTAGACCCAACTATACTGGTTGCAGACCTACAAatgcatatatacacacacagtgcattcagaaagcattcagaacccttgactttttccacattttgttacgttacagccttattctaaaatggattaaatattgttttcccctcatcaatctacacacaatacctcacaatggcaaacagtttttttagacatttctgcaaatgtataaaacatctaaaactgaaatatcacattcagacccttcacccagtattttgttgaagtacctttggcagcaattacagctcgagtcttcttgggtatgacgctacaagcttggcacacctgtatttggggagtttctcccattcttctctacagatcctctcaagctctgtcagggtggataGGGAACAGGTATTTTCAGAGATTTTTGATTgatttcaagtccgggctctggatgggccactcaaggacattcagagtcttgtccagaagccactcctgcttggtcttggctgtgtgcttagggtcattgtcctattggaaggtgaaccttcgcccccagtcagAGGATGTGAGCGCTTGGGAGCAGATTTTCaccaaggatctcgctgtactttgctctgttcatctttccttcgatcctgattagtctcccagcccttgccattgaaaaacatccccacagatgctgccaccaccacgcttcaccgtagggatggtaccaggtttcctccaaatgtgacgcttggcattcagtccaaagagttcaatcttggtttcatcagaccagagaatcttgtttctcatggtctgagagtcctttagttgccttttggcaaactccaagtgggctgtcatgagccttttactgaggagtagcttctgtctggccactctaccataaaggcctgattggtggagtgctgcagagatggttgtccttctggaaggttcttccatctccacagaggaactctggagctctgtcagagtgaccatcagattcttggtcacctccttgaccaaggcccttgaccccaattgctcagtttggctgggtggccagctctaggcagagtcttggtggtttgaAACTTAttttatttaagaatgatggaggacactgtcttcttggggaccttcaatgctgcaggcattttttggtacccttccccagatctgtgcctcaacaaacTCCTGTCTCGTAgccctacggacaattccttcgacctcatggcttggttttttctctgacatgcactgtcaattgtgaaaccttatatagacaggtgtgtgccttttcaaatcatgtccaatcaatcgaatttaccacaggtagatataaaggatgatcaatggaaacaggatgcacctgagctcaatttcaaatctcatagcaaagggtctgaatatttatgtaaataacatatttctgtttttattttttaatacatttgcaaacatttctaaaaacctgttttcactttgtcattatggggtattgtgtgtatattattatttatttattttgctcctttgcaccccattatttctatctcgactttgcacattcttccactgcaaatctaccattccagtgttttacttgctatattgtatttactttgccaccatggccttttttttgttgcctttacctcccttatcgcacctcatttgcacacattgtatatcgacttatttttctactgtattattgactgtatgattgttttactccatgtgtaactctgtgttgttgtatgtgtcgaactgctttgctttatcttggccaggtcgcaattgtaaatgagaacttgttctcaacttgcctacctggttaaataaaggtgaaataaataaaaagattgatgatgatttttatttatttaatccattttaggataaggctgaaacgtaacaaaatgtggaaaaagtcaaggggtctgaatactttctgaatgcaccgtatagcaaggatcatcaactagattcaaccACCAGCCAATTTACTTCTTGAGTGGCTGGTCAGAGGGCCGGAACATAATAAAACAAAGATTTTTAGattgcaaattgactgcaagaagcctAAACAAAtttaatatttgactaaaatatAATAATTTCAAGCCTTGATTACATTTGGGGACATTGCCTGGCGTAgtgtgccgtctttcggatgggacgttaaatttggtgtcctgactctctgtggtcattcAAAATCCAATGGAACATATTGTAAAAGTAGGGGTGTTCACCCTGATGTGATGGCTAAATTCACAACCTGGCTCCattccatcatggccacctaatcatccccctcATTCCTAATTGGCATATATCACTCTCTACCTGATAGCTGATGCGTGGTGAGCGTTCTGGCACAAAAATGGTCGCCGTGTATCACTGAGGTGGGTGCTACACATTAATGGTGAATGAGGTGAGTTTCCTCCTACTATGtaaacagtggtgtaaagtacgaaagtaaaaatacttgaaagtaagtcattttggggggtatcttcactttactttactatttatatttttaccaacttttaattttacttcactacatttcctaaagaaaataatgtacattttactccatacattttctctgacacccaaaagtactcgctGCATTTtgaaccaatttgtaagtcgctctggataagagcgtctgctaaatgacttaaatgta harbors:
- the LOC124041590 gene encoding sal-like protein 2 encodes the protein MSRRKQKRPQQLMSPLPAASPILEHDDQLAVKSFSFPLTTDSSSSSSSFSPQRYHPSLAQGPNFGGLHTPSLPSEGSPLSRSPCQPTPCPISLADPQSSLSPDFPDPSLSSQTVLTLPDLTSTSPSSQIHPPRSLMASPKLGVSATTTSSSSSSASLCPPPHPGSPSPVPEGPPSPVTPSPSPGTASAPPPRAHLSIAVILEELRVLQQRQIHQMQMTEEICRQVLRLGGASCALEVPQILLPPLPQLCLEGSERTSSPPQPTPTQPPNTVAPLLACFSTLLPPQPASKPSKPSHSLSHVLRPHKPQMEGAGGATGSYLYPGTSVRPSSSSSSSSASSAISTMASSNYPLALSLALPTRFLHEKSPNTTLTSGHSGLPFLTPPLPTTASMAPPSSQEPHLSVSSAGSSSSSLGRLQHACRFCGKLFSSDSSLQIHLRSHTGERPYQCPVCLSRFTTRGNLKVHFLRHREQNPELSLSLLPPSLFGMGMGPVGGSEPQGQPMSSTGLSVSAAQAQRRRKRRAEDDPYGDGMEVDGAGGGFSLGISTGAPPSSLPLPPSVDLALISTAHSLLRLNQAAAAAAAASISSAASSLTSASSSSASSSLASSHLSVPSSAASAIAGFFKGAKQQCFDENTPPHLPMMSHSAYSQLAHLPKLLFPSGSPHHHPALGLLRPPPPAPGSSHLSSTHSQLSFPFSHYPKAQAFTTSTSSSTPSSDTSKLQRLVEKLEKEPPTSSSWASSSGETSHSSMASTGLFSSGLMGASTSSTYVMASPSSSTHVPTSVSNFTREMVAALGMSANGGSALAGAILPGLGIMSTGSLAPNQCGVCLRVLSCPRALRLHQATHLGERPFPCKLCGRSFSTKGSLRSHLATHRARPPNSRAQNSCPLCQRKFTNALVLQHHIRMHLGGQLPPEGAPESLSEPIAEPDAESQPQPNDTSDVSFESFTAASGSQSKSSAASTHIQTLVGASAPISVSLTSPACVGEPSRSHSSSPDLIPPSDLSPDPFLNPTSLTPPPGSADPPVLCVSVPSPPPALGDSSSPVSDGKHAELLDTTIDTPASKTSPAHTSSSVLKTTPLSSLMMSDCLLGENSLPLDVFFPGPRSNLEDLLSTPTLGAPVAHPSPAPSFTSVLSPEYPKTYLAPTLDPEQPTKPNTPEPTEEDRVETSPPAAPKQAPVLDMDHRMEPLSETTETGNTEAGDVPQKAVAYTRETRLGAYLSSHGKEDGMGGVRDRLEGTVPISLAPTLPPPLSRPEKKTYSCVECGKEYASRSGLKGHMKHHGGVVKATRPPVRSGRSASERLPANTPTMSSTPPATRSNVGFWNQYQAFLNTSNDPADDPAQGPTSGSQGEDGEMPRLAESPVRSQLSKEPTTGRGSGEGSDEGPTLESM